Proteins from one Oncorhynchus masou masou isolate Uvic2021 unplaced genomic scaffold, UVic_Omas_1.1 unplaced_scaffold_477, whole genome shotgun sequence genomic window:
- the LOC135535316 gene encoding stonustoxin subunit beta-like has product LSGCLVTEEGCASLVSALRSNSSHLRELDLSNNDLKDSGVELLSAGLRNPHCKLETLRLSGCLVTEEGCCSLVSALRSNPSHLRELDLSYNHPGYSGVRLLSAGLEDPHCRLEKLNVEHGGEYTMKPGLRKYACDLTLDPNTAHRLLSLSEENRKVTCGKKKQPYPDHPERFEVCRQVLCRDGLTGRCYWEVEWSGGWPVIGVTYKGINRRGEGKDCGLGWNDKSWSLFCSDNSYTARHNYNTTLIDVPSSSSHRVGVYLDWSAGTLSFYKVSSDTLTHLNTFYTTFTEPLYPGFWVYDDSSVSLIKHNTLF; this is encoded by the exons gctgtcaggctgtctagtcacagaggaaggctgtgcttctctggtctcagctctgaggtcaaactcctcacacctgagagagctggatctgagtaacaatgacctgaaggattcaggagtggagctgctctctgctggactgaggaatccccactgtaaactggagactctgag gctgtcaggctgtctagtcacagaggaaggctgttgttctctggtctcagctctgaggtcaaacccctcacacctgagagagctggatctgagctacaatcacccaggatactcaggagtcagactgctctctgctggactggaggatccacactgcagactggagaaactcaa tgtggaacatggtggagagTACACAATGAAACCTGGGcttagaaaat atgcctgtgatctcacactggacccaaacacagcacacagactcctctctctgtctgaggagaacagaaaggtgacatgtGGGAAGAAGAAGCAGccgtatcctgatcacccagagagatttgaggTCTGCAgacaggtgctgtgtagagacggtctgactgggcgctgttactgggaggtagagtggagtgggggaTGGCCTGTtataggagtgacatataaaggaatcaacaggagaggagagggtaaggacTGTGGACTCGGATGGaatgacaagtcctggagtctgttctgctctgacaaCAGTTACACTGCCAGGCACAATTATAATACCACTCTCATAGACGTCCCTTCCTCCAGCtcccacagagtaggagtgtatctggactggtcagccggcactctgtccttctacaaagtctcctctgacacactgacccacctgaACACATTCTACAccacattcactgagcccctctatccagggtttTGGGTTTATGATGACTCTTCAGTGTCCCTAATCAAACACAACACGCTATTttaa